In Prosthecobacter vanneervenii, one DNA window encodes the following:
- the lysS gene encoding lysine--tRNA ligase: MQPTPAAPEHSESELLQFRREKLEGLVKTGIDPFGGRFDTTHQPGALKANFTEGLEVRVAGRVLSRREMGKATFFDLGDITGRMQCYLSKGDVGDEAYVQFNQLIDIGDFVGVEGLSFITKRGERSIHVKKLTPLSKALRPLPDKWHGVTDKEIKYRQRYLDLISNDRSREIFVTRSKMVASIRSFLQERGFLEVETPMMQDVAGGAAAKPFETFFHALNQPMFLRIAPELYLKRLLVAGFTQIFELNRNFRNEGLSRRHNPEFTMLEAYWAYADFEKMADLVEGMICHLAENFCGGLKIEHKDEDGNVTKTINLQRPWRRARYTDLLKEIDPQWYEYTPEQRKARAQELGVEIGANFEDYEVTQHVFERLIEAKQFDPLYVTHCPKELVPLAKQNAEDGSIVDVYELVINGQEISPGYSELNNPIVQRERLEHQAGEETQKIDEEFILALEHGMPPAGGIGIGIDRLIMMLTGAESIRDVILFPQLKRRD; the protein is encoded by the coding sequence ATGCAACCGACGCCCGCAGCCCCTGAACATTCCGAGTCTGAACTTCTCCAATTCCGCCGTGAAAAGCTGGAAGGACTGGTGAAGACGGGCATCGATCCCTTTGGCGGCCGCTTCGACACCACCCACCAGCCTGGCGCGCTCAAGGCCAACTTCACCGAAGGCCTCGAAGTCCGTGTCGCAGGCCGCGTGCTCTCCCGTCGCGAGATGGGCAAGGCCACCTTCTTTGACCTCGGCGACATCACCGGCCGCATGCAGTGCTACCTCAGCAAGGGCGATGTGGGCGACGAAGCCTACGTGCAGTTCAACCAGCTCATCGACATCGGCGATTTCGTCGGCGTCGAAGGTCTGAGCTTCATCACCAAGCGCGGCGAGCGCTCCATCCACGTCAAAAAACTCACCCCGCTCTCCAAGGCCCTGCGTCCCCTGCCGGACAAGTGGCACGGTGTCACCGACAAGGAGATCAAGTACCGCCAGCGCTACCTCGATCTCATCTCCAATGATCGCAGCCGCGAGATCTTCGTGACCCGCAGCAAGATGGTCGCCTCCATCCGCAGCTTCCTGCAGGAGCGCGGCTTCCTCGAAGTCGAAACCCCCATGATGCAGGACGTCGCCGGCGGCGCGGCAGCCAAGCCCTTCGAAACCTTCTTCCACGCGCTCAATCAGCCCATGTTCCTGCGCATTGCGCCGGAGCTTTATCTGAAGCGTCTGCTCGTCGCCGGCTTCACGCAGATTTTCGAGCTCAACCGCAACTTCCGCAACGAAGGCCTCAGCCGTCGTCACAACCCCGAGTTCACCATGCTCGAGGCCTACTGGGCCTACGCCGACTTTGAAAAGATGGCCGACCTCGTCGAAGGCATGATCTGCCACCTCGCCGAAAACTTCTGCGGCGGCCTCAAGATCGAGCACAAGGACGAGGACGGCAACGTCACCAAGACCATCAATCTGCAGCGCCCCTGGCGTCGTGCCCGCTACACCGACCTTCTCAAGGAGATCGACCCCCAGTGGTATGAATACACTCCTGAGCAGCGCAAGGCCCGCGCCCAGGAGCTCGGCGTCGAAATCGGCGCCAACTTCGAAGACTACGAAGTTACTCAGCATGTCTTCGAGCGCCTCATCGAAGCCAAACAGTTCGATCCTCTCTACGTCACCCATTGCCCGAAGGAGCTCGTTCCCCTCGCCAAGCAAAACGCCGAGGACGGCTCCATCGTCGATGTGTACGAACTCGTCATCAACGGCCAGGAAATCAGCCCCGGCTACTCCGAGCTCAACAATCCCATCGTCCAGCGCGAGCGCCTGGAGCACCAGGCCGGCGAAGAAACCCAGAAGATCGACGAGGAGTTCATCCTCGCCCTCGAGCACGGCATGCCCCCCGCCGGCGGCATCGGCATCGGCATCGACCGCCTCATCATGATGCTCACCGGCGCCGAAAGCATCCGCGACGTCATCCTCTTCCCGCAGTTGAAGCGCCGGGATTAA
- a CDS encoding alpha/beta hydrolase family protein: MFRSLLILPCLAALGFAADTTKNAYGNIKPGVRSPITFTVSPQVSDNAQIKMRMHAMETPPPYDVSMEKYDIIVPKKYKKGVPHGLFIWVSPSNAPSISPEWEAVLADKKLIFVGAHNSGNNREVFARMRLAVDANDNLRSLFDIDDKRVYVSGFSGGGRVASMLGVTYADMFTGTIAFMGTNFYTDIVSLDKKEVFEARYIPHEEIAALAKAEGRYVLVTGENDFNLGNTRAVFENGFKKEGFKHVDLINVPGQGHQPPQAEWLKKAIDFLDGGKAGKK, translated from the coding sequence ATGTTCCGCTCCCTCCTGATCCTCCCCTGCCTGGCTGCGCTCGGTTTTGCCGCTGACACCACCAAGAACGCCTACGGCAACATCAAGCCCGGCGTGCGCTCGCCGATCACGTTTACGGTGTCGCCGCAGGTTTCGGACAATGCGCAGATCAAGATGCGCATGCATGCGATGGAGACTCCGCCGCCGTATGACGTGAGCATGGAGAAGTACGACATCATTGTGCCGAAGAAGTACAAGAAGGGTGTGCCGCATGGGCTTTTCATCTGGGTGAGCCCGAGCAATGCGCCCTCGATTTCCCCCGAGTGGGAGGCGGTGCTGGCGGACAAGAAGCTGATCTTTGTGGGGGCGCACAATTCCGGGAACAACCGCGAGGTCTTTGCGCGCATGCGCCTGGCGGTGGATGCGAATGACAACCTGCGCAGCCTCTTCGACATCGATGACAAGCGCGTGTATGTCTCCGGCTTCTCCGGCGGCGGCCGTGTGGCGAGCATGCTGGGCGTGACGTATGCGGACATGTTTACGGGGACCATCGCCTTCATGGGGACGAATTTTTACACGGACATCGTCAGCCTGGACAAGAAGGAGGTCTTTGAGGCGCGCTACATTCCGCATGAGGAGATCGCAGCGCTGGCGAAGGCAGAGGGGCGCTATGTGCTGGTGACCGGGGAGAATGATTTTAATCTGGGCAACACACGCGCCGTGTTTGAAAACGGCTTCAAGAAGGAGGGCTTCAAGCACGTGGACCTGATCAATGTGCCCGGCCAGGGCCACCAGCCGCCGCAGGCGGAGTGGCTCAAGAAGGCGATCGATTTTCTGGATGGGGGGAAGGCGGGGAAGAAGTGA
- a CDS encoding sulfatase has product MKHLLCLLLLATALPAADRTPHIIFILADDLGYTDVACFGSKYYETPNIDKLASQGMKLTRHHHCQNCQPTRAALMSGQYAPRTGVYTVGGIGRFEWESRPLRPVENVTQLPLEKITIAQTLKKAGYATAMFGKWHLGEDETHHPAARGFDEAIVSMGKHFNFKTQPKIEHPKDEYLADFLTDKAVDFIQRHKDAPFFLYLPHFGVHSPHEAKENLIARFKDKAPVGGHHDPVYAAMIASVDESVGRVMSTLEELKLADNTVLIFTSDNGGVGGYAREGIKRGGDITDNAPLRSGKGSLYEGGTRVPFIVRWPGVTTPGSSSDVPTIHVDLYPTLAEIAKAPLPENQPLDGESLVPVFRSASASLKRDAIYQHFPGYLGAGENTWRTTPVGLIEQGDWKLMEFFEDGRLELYNLKDDIGEQKNLAAEQPEKTKELHAKMLAWREAIKAPMPAKNEAQTTPAPKKQGKGKGKGKKKQEKAE; this is encoded by the coding sequence ATGAAGCACCTACTCTGCCTGCTCCTCCTCGCCACCGCGTTACCAGCAGCCGACCGCACGCCCCACATCATCTTCATCCTGGCGGACGACCTCGGCTACACAGACGTGGCCTGCTTCGGCTCCAAGTACTACGAGACGCCCAATATCGACAAGCTGGCCTCGCAGGGCATGAAGCTCACCCGCCACCACCACTGCCAGAACTGCCAGCCCACCCGTGCCGCGCTCATGAGCGGCCAGTACGCCCCGCGCACCGGCGTTTACACTGTCGGCGGCATCGGCCGCTTCGAGTGGGAGAGCCGCCCCCTGCGCCCGGTGGAAAACGTCACCCAGCTCCCGCTGGAAAAGATCACCATCGCCCAGACCCTGAAAAAAGCCGGCTACGCCACCGCCATGTTCGGCAAATGGCACCTTGGCGAAGACGAGACCCACCACCCCGCTGCACGCGGCTTCGACGAGGCCATCGTCTCCATGGGAAAACACTTCAACTTCAAGACCCAGCCCAAGATCGAGCACCCCAAGGATGAATACCTCGCCGACTTCCTCACCGACAAAGCCGTCGATTTCATCCAGCGTCACAAAGACGCCCCCTTTTTCCTCTACCTCCCCCACTTCGGCGTTCACTCCCCTCACGAAGCCAAGGAAAACCTCATCGCCCGCTTCAAGGACAAAGCCCCTGTCGGCGGCCATCACGATCCGGTTTACGCCGCCATGATCGCCAGCGTGGACGAGAGCGTCGGCCGCGTCATGTCCACGCTGGAAGAACTCAAGCTCGCCGACAACACCGTCCTCATCTTCACCAGCGACAACGGCGGCGTGGGCGGCTACGCCCGCGAGGGCATTAAAAGAGGCGGCGACATCACCGACAACGCCCCCCTCCGCAGCGGCAAAGGCAGCCTCTATGAAGGCGGCACCCGCGTCCCCTTCATCGTCCGCTGGCCCGGCGTCACCACGCCCGGCTCCAGCAGCGACGTACCCACCATCCACGTCGATCTCTACCCCACCCTCGCCGAAATCGCCAAAGCCCCCCTTCCCGAAAACCAGCCCCTTGATGGCGAGAGCCTCGTGCCCGTCTTCCGCTCCGCCTCCGCCAGCCTCAAGCGCGACGCCATCTACCAGCACTTCCCCGGCTATCTCGGCGCAGGCGAAAACACCTGGCGCACCACCCCCGTCGGCCTCATCGAGCAGGGCGACTGGAAGCTCATGGAGTTCTTCGAAGACGGCCGCCTTGAGCTCTACAACCTCAAGGACGACATCGGCGAGCAGAAAAACCTCGCCGCCGAGCAGCCCGAAAAAACCAAGGAACTCCACGCCAAAATGCTCGCCTGGCGCGAAGCCATCAAAGCCCCCATGCCTGCCAAAAACGAAGCGCAGACCACTCCTGCTCCAAAAAAACAAGGCAAGGGCAAGGGCAAAGGCAAAAAGAAGCAGGAGAAGGCCGAATAG
- a CDS encoding class I SAM-dependent methyltransferase, translated as MSAVSFVKELRHNWKTIGAVAPSSVALAERMMEAAGVWKSKRILELGPGTGAFTAAIADTMPHGSEYLGIELIDSFVQQLRPRFPKMRFECAGAQEFDFSQVLPEGEKFDTIVSGLPWTAFPRGLQEAILGNVLPHLAPGGCFATFAYWGFHKLPGGRQFRALLHELTHGVETSRIVWGNVPPAFVYLARKG; from the coding sequence ATGTCTGCCGTCAGCTTTGTCAAAGAATTGCGCCATAACTGGAAAACCATCGGAGCGGTGGCGCCTTCCAGCGTGGCGCTGGCAGAGCGGATGATGGAAGCGGCGGGTGTGTGGAAGTCTAAACGCATTCTGGAGCTGGGGCCCGGCACGGGAGCCTTTACGGCGGCGATCGCCGACACAATGCCGCATGGGTCCGAGTATCTGGGCATCGAGCTGATCGACTCCTTTGTGCAGCAGCTGAGGCCGCGCTTTCCGAAGATGCGCTTTGAGTGTGCAGGGGCGCAGGAGTTTGACTTTTCGCAGGTGCTGCCTGAGGGGGAGAAATTTGACACGATCGTGAGCGGGCTGCCGTGGACGGCGTTTCCGCGCGGGCTGCAGGAGGCCATTTTGGGCAATGTACTGCCGCACCTGGCGCCGGGCGGGTGCTTTGCCACGTTCGCGTACTGGGGCTTTCACAAGCTGCCGGGCGGCCGGCAGTTCCGGGCGCTGCTGCATGAGCTGACGCATGGCGTGGAGACCAGCCGCATCGTGTGGGGGAATGTGCCGCCGGCGTTTGTGTATCTGGCGCGGAAGGGGTGA
- a CDS encoding tetratricopeptide repeat protein has protein sequence MQLKPLYPLALFVSVLPWSSLEAEPKGMDSAGDKGRLLVLHQHYQSAAALSAQGRLVEAEAELRKIVAVSGEVFGKNHPDTLVSRSDLAATLAAEGKYAEAEKENRAVLAIREKVLGKEHPDTLISRNNLAAALQEQGRAGEAVREYRAVLAVRQRVLGPEHSDTLDARNNLATALNEQGRHAEAEKEHRAVLALREKLLGAKHPKTLASRNNLAAVLQEQQRYEAAEQEHRTVLALREKVLGARHPDVFMSCFNLALCQEAQAKHAEALALMKRAQAGFKKSLGTAHPYTRYAEECRARIEEEIKKQKLPR, from the coding sequence ATGCAATTAAAGCCTCTCTATCCGCTGGCGCTTTTCGTGAGCGTGCTGCCATGGTCCAGCCTGGAAGCTGAGCCGAAGGGGATGGATAGTGCCGGCGATAAAGGCCGGCTGCTGGTGCTGCATCAGCATTACCAAAGTGCCGCGGCCCTTTCTGCGCAAGGGAGGCTGGTGGAGGCGGAGGCTGAGCTGAGGAAGATCGTGGCTGTCAGTGGCGAGGTGTTTGGGAAAAACCACCCTGACACGCTGGTGAGCCGCAGTGATCTGGCTGCCACGCTGGCTGCAGAGGGCAAGTATGCGGAGGCTGAAAAGGAAAACCGCGCGGTCCTGGCCATCCGCGAAAAGGTGCTGGGCAAGGAGCACCCGGACACACTCATCAGCCGCAACAACCTGGCTGCCGCGCTGCAGGAGCAGGGGCGGGCGGGCGAGGCGGTGCGCGAGTATCGTGCGGTGCTGGCCGTGCGGCAGCGCGTGCTGGGGCCGGAGCACTCCGATACGCTGGACGCACGCAACAATCTGGCCACCGCGCTGAATGAACAGGGCAGGCATGCGGAGGCTGAAAAGGAACACCGGGCGGTACTGGCGCTGCGGGAAAAACTGCTGGGTGCCAAACACCCGAAGACGCTGGCCAGCCGCAACAACCTCGCGGCGGTGCTGCAGGAGCAGCAGCGCTATGAGGCGGCTGAGCAGGAGCACCGCACGGTGCTGGCGCTGCGGGAAAAGGTGCTGGGCGCGCGGCATCCGGACGTCTTCATGAGCTGCTTTAACCTGGCGCTTTGCCAGGAGGCGCAGGCGAAGCATGCCGAGGCGCTGGCGCTGATGAAGCGTGCGCAGGCAGGATTTAAGAAGAGCCTGGGGACGGCGCATCCCTACACGCGCTATGCGGAGGAGTGCAGGGCACGCATCGAGGAAGAGATCAAAAAACAAAAGCTTCCGCGATAG
- a CDS encoding sodium:solute symporter, translating to MPYLLDAIVILGYFALIIGIGLSQRSKSGSVEGFTLGDRQIAWWAVLASILAAEISAGTFFGAPGEGYALKNFTYIQLIVGYLLARVVVSAVFIPAYYRHNVVSIYEFLGQRFGPRTRRLTSAIFLVTRTLASGTRLWVPSMLLVLVWHLQYPGETLSPTKEFLLTGGALIFVTLATALYTSIGGIRAVIWTDVIQIIVLICALSFSLIYLLGHIPGGWAGATKMLTGEKDLLVWDWGIKAGAGVWENIKGILEQEYTVWAAFLGSTFVTLATHGTDQDMVQRMLTAKNKKQSAMATILSGLADVPITLVVLAIGILLWVYYQQHPDTTLPRSESGIVSANKVFPHFILTVMPGGIRGLVLAGVLATAMGSLSTALNALATSYVRDFHFRWFGEPATDAGRVRVLRFGTVLFAVLLISVALGTAWVTTHNPTLRILPIILGIFGYTYGSLLGVFMVGLFTRSRGSDFGNTLAMLAGFIAVAYLSGLDIDLLKLFNPKSTWKHADWVPVIEFPWRIMFGTVVTFSIAILFPSQPQQDRAN from the coding sequence ATGCCCTACCTTCTCGATGCCATCGTCATCCTCGGTTACTTCGCCCTGATCATCGGCATCGGCCTCTCGCAGCGCAGCAAAAGCGGCAGCGTCGAGGGCTTCACTCTAGGAGATCGCCAGATCGCATGGTGGGCCGTGCTCGCCTCCATCCTCGCGGCAGAGATCAGCGCAGGCACCTTCTTCGGCGCACCGGGCGAAGGCTACGCGCTCAAAAACTTCACCTACATCCAGCTCATCGTCGGCTATCTGCTGGCGCGTGTGGTGGTCAGCGCCGTCTTCATTCCGGCCTACTACCGGCACAATGTGGTCAGCATCTATGAGTTCCTCGGCCAGCGCTTCGGGCCGCGCACACGGCGGCTCACATCGGCCATCTTCCTCGTCACACGCACCCTCGCCAGCGGCACACGCCTCTGGGTGCCCAGCATGCTCCTGGTGCTGGTATGGCATCTGCAGTATCCCGGCGAGACACTTTCTCCTACCAAGGAATTCCTCCTCACCGGCGGCGCATTGATCTTCGTCACCCTCGCCACCGCGCTCTACACCTCCATCGGCGGCATTCGCGCCGTCATCTGGACAGACGTCATCCAGATCATCGTCCTCATCTGCGCCCTCAGCTTTTCCCTCATCTACCTCCTCGGCCACATCCCCGGCGGCTGGGCCGGCGCTACCAAGATGCTCACTGGAGAAAAAGATCTCCTCGTCTGGGACTGGGGCATCAAAGCCGGTGCCGGAGTGTGGGAAAACATCAAAGGAATCCTCGAGCAGGAATACACCGTCTGGGCCGCCTTCCTCGGCTCCACCTTCGTCACGCTGGCTACTCACGGCACCGACCAGGACATGGTGCAGCGCATGCTCACGGCCAAAAACAAAAAACAGAGCGCCATGGCCACCATCCTCTCCGGCCTCGCCGATGTACCCATCACCCTCGTCGTCCTCGCCATCGGCATCCTCCTATGGGTGTACTACCAGCAGCATCCGGACACCACCCTGCCCCGCAGCGAATCCGGTATCGTCTCTGCCAACAAAGTCTTCCCCCACTTCATCCTCACCGTCATGCCCGGCGGCATTCGCGGCCTCGTGCTCGCAGGCGTTCTCGCCACCGCCATGGGCTCCCTCAGCACCGCGCTGAATGCCCTCGCCACCAGCTACGTTCGCGACTTCCACTTCCGCTGGTTTGGCGAGCCCGCCACAGACGCCGGCCGCGTCCGCGTCTTGCGCTTCGGCACCGTGCTCTTTGCGGTGCTGCTCATCTCCGTCGCCCTCGGCACCGCCTGGGTCACCACGCACAATCCCACCCTGCGCATCCTTCCCATCATCCTCGGCATCTTCGGCTACACCTACGGCTCCCTGCTCGGTGTCTTCATGGTCGGCCTCTTCACCCGCTCGCGCGGCAGCGACTTCGGCAACACCCTCGCCATGCTCGCCGGATTCATCGCCGTCGCCTACCTCAGCGGCCTCGACATCGACCTGCTAAAACTCTTCAACCCCAAGAGCACCTGGAAGCACGCCGACTGGGTCCCCGTCATCGAGTTCCCCTGGCGCATCATGTTCGGCACCGTCGTCACCTTCTCCATCGCCATCCTCTTCCCTTCTCAGCCCCAGCAGGACCGCGCAAACTAA
- the ilvC gene encoding ketol-acid reductoisomerase: MPAKIYTEKDASLAPLKGKTCAVIGFGSQGHAHALNLKESGVNVIIGLYPGSKSRKVAEEKGLKVYDTAEAVKKADVIFVAVPDTKIPDVFNKDIKPNLVKGKTLLFSHGFAIHFKTITVPADVNVIMVAPKGPGHIVRRQYTEGKGVPALIAIYQNADKQAKKIALAWAHGIGGTRGGVLETTFKEETETDLFGEQTVLCGGASALVQAGFEVLVEAGYSPEMAYFECLHELKLIVDLMNESGIAGMRFSISETAKWGDVKVGPKIIDKSVKKRMKEALKDIQTGKFAKEWVRETKTGYKKFNKLLKDGEKHPIEKTGARLRSLMPWIKKRDIKGQQASYS; encoded by the coding sequence ATGCCCGCGAAAATCTACACTGAAAAAGACGCCAGCCTTGCACCGCTCAAAGGCAAGACCTGCGCTGTGATCGGCTTCGGCTCCCAAGGCCACGCTCATGCCCTGAACCTCAAAGAGAGCGGCGTGAACGTGATCATCGGCCTGTACCCTGGCAGCAAGAGCCGCAAGGTGGCAGAAGAAAAGGGCCTGAAGGTCTATGACACTGCTGAAGCCGTGAAGAAAGCCGACGTGATCTTCGTGGCCGTGCCGGACACCAAGATCCCGGACGTCTTCAACAAGGACATCAAGCCGAACCTGGTGAAGGGCAAGACCCTGCTGTTCAGCCACGGCTTCGCCATCCACTTCAAGACGATCACCGTCCCTGCCGACGTGAACGTGATCATGGTGGCTCCGAAGGGCCCCGGCCACATCGTGCGCCGCCAGTATACCGAAGGCAAGGGCGTGCCTGCTCTGATCGCCATCTACCAGAACGCTGACAAGCAGGCCAAGAAGATCGCTCTGGCCTGGGCGCACGGCATCGGCGGCACCCGCGGCGGCGTGCTGGAAACGACCTTCAAGGAAGAAACCGAAACCGACCTCTTCGGCGAGCAGACCGTTCTTTGCGGCGGCGCCAGCGCGCTGGTGCAGGCTGGCTTTGAAGTGCTGGTGGAAGCCGGCTACTCTCCTGAGATGGCCTACTTTGAGTGCCTGCATGAGCTGAAGCTGATCGTGGACCTCATGAACGAGTCCGGCATCGCCGGCATGCGCTTCTCCATCTCCGAAACCGCCAAGTGGGGCGACGTGAAGGTGGGTCCGAAGATTATCGACAAGTCCGTGAAGAAGCGCATGAAGGAAGCGCTGAAGGACATCCAGACCGGCAAGTTTGCCAAGGAGTGGGTGCGCGAGACGAAGACGGGCTACAAGAAGTTCAACAAGCTGCTGAAAGACGGCGAGAAGCACCCGATCGAGAAGACCGGCGCACGCCTCCGCAGCCTGATGCCGTGGATCAAGAAGCGCGACATCAAGGGCCAGCAGGCCAGCTACTCGTAA
- a CDS encoding FKBP-type peptidyl-prolyl cis-trans isomerase, with protein MKPTIALLCAALAAASLTQAQEVKPAQQAEAPPAAGPVPMDKVSYFIGRNLGGNFKEQGIAIDTTALVEGIKSATSGDKPKYSQEELMAAMQAFEASMQAKAAKRGDDAKAASEKFLAENGKRKGVTTTASGLQYEIIKEGTGAKPVATDKVNVHYHGTLTNGKVFDSSVERGMPITFGVQEVIKGWTEALQLMPVGSKWKIFLPSTLAYGENGAGGDIGPNEALVFEVELLGIVK; from the coding sequence ATGAAACCCACCATCGCTCTGCTCTGCGCCGCACTTGCTGCCGCCTCCCTCACCCAAGCTCAGGAAGTAAAGCCCGCCCAGCAGGCCGAAGCCCCCCCCGCAGCAGGACCCGTACCCATGGACAAAGTCAGCTATTTCATCGGCCGAAACCTCGGCGGAAACTTCAAGGAACAAGGCATCGCCATCGACACCACCGCCCTCGTCGAAGGCATCAAGTCCGCCACCAGTGGTGACAAGCCCAAGTACTCCCAGGAGGAGCTCATGGCCGCCATGCAGGCCTTCGAAGCCAGCATGCAGGCCAAGGCCGCCAAGCGTGGCGACGACGCCAAGGCCGCCAGCGAAAAATTCCTCGCCGAAAACGGCAAGCGCAAAGGCGTCACCACCACCGCCAGCGGCCTCCAGTATGAAATCATCAAGGAAGGCACCGGCGCCAAGCCCGTCGCCACCGACAAGGTGAACGTCCACTACCACGGCACCCTCACCAACGGCAAGGTGTTCGACAGCTCCGTCGAGCGCGGCATGCCCATCACCTTCGGCGTGCAGGAAGTCATCAAAGGCTGGACCGAAGCCCTCCAGCTCATGCCCGTTGGCTCCAAGTGGAAGATCTTCCTTCCCTCCACCCTCGCCTACGGTGAGAACGGCGCAGGTGGCGACATCGGCCCCAACGAAGCTCTCGTCTTCGAAGTCGAGCTCCTCGGCATCGTGAAGTAA
- a CDS encoding acyltransferase family protein — translation MPDSTTPAPTRLLSLDALRGFDMCWILGLSSVLTQVLNRTFPSNETVADLAAQFTHVKWDGFRFYDLIFPLFLFLAGVSLAIAVPRRVQREGRISALRHLLSRAVTLVVLGVIFSGGMRDGWDHIRWLGVLQRIGIASAAAGILSLWLKPRGLIVAAASLLLGYFLLLRFVPAPGIGAGNFAEGMNLTNYLDSIWLPGRKYDGDHDPEGILSTLPAIATALLGLLAGKWITSDTAPSRKAGGLIISGLILLALGWAWHPFFPIIKKIWSSSFVLVAAGWSAILLGTFYFIVDVLGFRRGLAPFLWVGSNPIALYLCSGFGFFRTLSERLVTKTPPPYDWIPAATTFLIMLATARWLHQRKIFLKV, via the coding sequence ATGCCCGACTCCACCACTCCAGCGCCCACGCGTCTCCTATCCCTCGATGCCCTGCGCGGTTTCGACATGTGCTGGATCCTCGGCCTCTCGTCGGTCCTCACCCAGGTGCTCAATCGCACCTTCCCCAGCAACGAGACAGTGGCAGATCTCGCCGCGCAGTTCACTCACGTAAAGTGGGACGGCTTCCGCTTCTACGACCTCATCTTTCCCCTCTTCCTCTTCCTTGCCGGAGTCTCCCTTGCCATCGCAGTCCCTCGGCGCGTGCAGCGGGAAGGCCGCATCTCCGCGCTGCGTCACCTGCTCTCACGTGCAGTCACTCTCGTGGTGCTCGGCGTCATCTTCTCCGGCGGCATGAGAGACGGCTGGGACCACATTCGCTGGCTCGGCGTGCTTCAGCGCATCGGCATCGCCTCCGCCGCAGCGGGCATCCTCTCCCTCTGGCTCAAGCCTCGTGGCCTCATCGTGGCCGCCGCATCTCTTCTCCTCGGCTACTTCCTGCTGCTGCGCTTCGTCCCCGCACCTGGCATCGGTGCAGGAAACTTCGCCGAAGGCATGAACCTCACCAACTACCTCGACAGCATCTGGCTCCCTGGCCGCAAATACGACGGCGACCACGACCCCGAAGGCATCCTCAGCACCCTGCCCGCCATCGCCACCGCACTGCTCGGCCTCCTCGCTGGAAAATGGATCACCTCAGACACCGCCCCCTCACGCAAAGCCGGCGGCCTCATCATCTCCGGCCTCATCCTATTGGCGCTCGGCTGGGCCTGGCATCCCTTCTTTCCCATCATCAAAAAGATCTGGTCCTCCAGCTTCGTCCTCGTCGCCGCAGGCTGGAGCGCCATCCTCCTCGGCACCTTCTACTTCATCGTCGATGTTCTCGGTTTCCGTCGCGGCCTCGCCCCCTTCCTCTGGGTCGGCTCCAATCCCATCGCCCTCTACCTCTGCTCCGGCTTCGGCTTCTTCCGCACCCTCAGCGAGCGCCTCGTCACCAAAACTCCCCCGCCCTACGACTGGATCCCCGCCGCCACGACCTTCCTCATCATGCTCGCCACCGCCCGCTGGCTGCATCAAAGAAAGATCTTCCTCAAGGTTTGA